One part of the Nitrospira defluvii genome encodes these proteins:
- a CDS encoding septal ring lytic transglycosylase RlpA family protein, whose protein sequence is MQREKKTGTSRLLLPLFVLILTSWLNACSGWAPARPVYPPGYPVGFVERGSASWYGPGFHGNRTANGEVYDMHKLTAAHRTLPLGSVAVVRSLTTGRQVTVRINDRGPFARGRILDLSLAGAQAVGMVGRGTDDIELQVVSYQGRPGEMGVLRVQVGSFADPANAAALVERLRGVYPGTRAVTVELPEGRRYRVYAGQYQTEAAAEQAAGHLRRALDTDPFIVRDDTVRSP, encoded by the coding sequence ATGCAGAGGGAGAAGAAGACCGGCACCTCTCGTCTCCTTCTCCCTCTCTTCGTTCTGATTCTGACCTCATGGCTGAACGCGTGCTCTGGCTGGGCTCCGGCCCGTCCTGTGTATCCACCAGGATACCCGGTCGGTTTTGTCGAACGGGGGAGCGCCTCCTGGTATGGCCCTGGTTTTCACGGCAATCGTACGGCGAACGGGGAAGTCTACGACATGCACAAACTGACGGCGGCGCATCGGACGTTGCCCTTGGGGTCGGTGGCCGTCGTGCGCTCCCTGACGACCGGCCGACAGGTCACGGTCCGGATCAATGATCGCGGCCCGTTCGCGCGCGGCAGGATTCTCGATCTGTCTCTGGCCGGCGCACAGGCGGTGGGCATGGTCGGGCGGGGTACCGATGACATCGAACTGCAAGTCGTCAGTTACCAAGGCCGGCCAGGGGAGATGGGTGTCCTACGGGTGCAGGTCGGTTCCTTTGCCGATCCTGCGAACGCGGCTGCGCTGGTGGAACGCCTGCGTGGAGTCTACCCGGGCACGCGGGCGGTGACTGTAGAGTTGCCCGAGGGACGCCGGTATCGGGTGTATGCCGGACAGTATCAGACGGAAGCGGCGGCAGAGCAGGCCGCCGGGCATCTCAGGAGGGCCCTCGATACCGACCCGTTTATCGTACGTGATGACACGGTGAGGAGTCCGTAG
- a CDS encoding hemolysin family protein yields the protein MDIIVLIFLILLSAVISVVEVGFYSVNDTKLRALADTGSKRAEMALHLRTDPQRLLLTILVGDRLVDTATASLATIIALNRFGGQGLEGVLGEAFAVLVGILTFVLLVFADLVPKTLAAKYSVPVVLNMAYPAYAAQQVLTPIMFFVVPLIYKLTGGKGLNVPFVTEEELKIMLDQSSKSGAIEAQEVKMIKNVFQLKDITAEDCMTPRIYMFSLDCNQYLREAKELLFKSKYSRIPLYEGTLDNIIGILYKTKALTALAQGHTEMKLRDIAQPALFIPHTKSADDLMKQFQLDKRHMAIVVNEFGGVMGLVTLEDLLEEVVGEIVDETDITEELIKRIGKNQILVHGRTEVRKVNDFLKVDLGDDAVTISGLVQHELGRIPKVGEEVHIANCRLVIHEADPRVIKSVQIYKEDKHPTIHDQPAEEHVPVTQASQDR from the coding sequence ATGGACATTATCGTACTGATATTCCTCATTCTATTGTCCGCGGTGATCTCGGTCGTGGAGGTGGGATTTTATTCGGTCAACGACACGAAACTCAGGGCATTGGCCGACACCGGGAGCAAGCGGGCCGAGATGGCCCTCCATCTGCGGACCGACCCACAACGGCTCTTGCTGACCATCTTGGTGGGAGATCGACTGGTTGACACAGCGACCGCGTCACTGGCGACAATCATTGCCTTAAATCGGTTCGGAGGACAGGGGCTGGAGGGTGTGCTCGGTGAGGCCTTTGCGGTTCTGGTCGGAATTCTCACGTTCGTTCTCTTGGTATTTGCCGATCTCGTGCCCAAGACCTTGGCGGCGAAATATTCGGTCCCCGTCGTCCTGAACATGGCTTATCCGGCCTATGCGGCGCAGCAGGTGCTGACGCCCATCATGTTCTTCGTCGTACCGCTCATATACAAGCTCACCGGCGGCAAGGGGCTTAACGTTCCGTTTGTGACCGAAGAAGAGCTCAAGATCATGTTGGATCAGAGCAGCAAGAGCGGGGCGATCGAAGCGCAGGAAGTGAAGATGATCAAGAACGTCTTCCAGCTGAAGGACATCACGGCGGAAGATTGCATGACCCCGCGCATCTATATGTTCTCGCTCGATTGCAATCAATACCTGCGCGAGGCGAAGGAATTACTGTTCAAGTCCAAGTATTCGCGTATTCCGCTGTACGAGGGCACGCTGGACAACATTATAGGCATTCTGTACAAGACGAAGGCCTTGACCGCGTTGGCCCAGGGGCATACTGAGATGAAGCTCCGTGATATCGCCCAGCCCGCCCTGTTCATCCCCCACACGAAATCCGCCGACGACTTGATGAAGCAGTTCCAGCTGGACAAGCGCCACATGGCGATCGTCGTGAACGAATTCGGCGGTGTGATGGGGCTGGTGACGCTGGAAGACTTGCTGGAAGAAGTGGTCGGTGAAATCGTTGATGAGACGGATATTACCGAAGAACTGATCAAGCGTATCGGCAAGAACCAGATTCTGGTGCATGGACGCACCGAGGTGCGGAAGGTCAACGACTTCCTCAAGGTGGATTTAGGCGACGATGCCGTGACGATCAGCGGTCTGGTCCAGCATGAACTGGGGCGGATTCCGAAGGTCGGTGAGGAAGTGCACATTGCCAACTGCCGCCTGGTCATCCATGAAGCGGACCCGCGGGTCATCAAGAGCGTGCAGATCTACAAAGAAGACAAGCACCCGACGATCCACGATCAGCCGGCCGAGGAGCACGTTCCTGTTACGCAGGCGTCACAAGATCGGTAA
- the ligA gene encoding NAD-dependent DNA ligase LigA — translation MSRSHVEQRLAALRREIRHHDHLYYTKDRPEISDSEYDRLFRELVDLETAHPDLITSDSPTQRVGAPPLAELAKVPHEKPMLSLDSITDQDDVRAFDTRMKRELETEQVVYTAEPKFDGLSVELVYEDGRFVRGATRGDGTVGEDVTINLRTIRALPLQLIPEPALPAHLVVRGEVYMRLDEFQTLNRRMTERGEEAFANPRNAAAGSLRQLDSRITASRPLTLTCYDIMALSGQVPPTHWDELDALAAWGLPVPDHRRRCRSIDEVLSFHQSTDAMRDSLPFEIDGVVVKLDRRDWQDRLGSKSRSPRWAIAYKFAPRKEITVIQDIAVSVGRTGTLTPLALLKPVEVGGVTISRATLHNADEVARKDVRVGDTVKVERAGDVIPAIAERVPIPGEVRRDPFVMPDHCPVCGSAVAREGAYFYCTGQTVCVAQLKGAIEHFASKSALNIDGMGKKTVAQLVDAGMVRNLADLYSLTKDQLLTLEGFADRSATLLMESIERSKSVTLERLLMGLGIRQVGQHIAKVLAKQFGTLPRLMAATQDEFLHVREIGPEISASLTSFFSEARNREVIERLVERGLTIAPPTADGAADSQTLAGKTFVFTGGLAGYSRDQAKQLVEGRGGQVSSSVSKKTSYVVAGADPGSKLDQARKLGVMVLTETEFTDLVTPA, via the coding sequence ATGTCCCGCAGTCACGTCGAACAACGTCTTGCCGCGCTCCGTCGGGAAATCAGACACCACGACCATCTCTATTACACGAAGGATCGACCCGAAATTTCCGACTCGGAATATGACCGGCTCTTTCGCGAACTGGTCGATCTCGAAACCGCCCATCCCGACTTAATCACCAGCGATTCACCGACCCAACGCGTTGGTGCGCCGCCGCTTGCGGAACTCGCCAAGGTGCCGCACGAGAAACCGATGCTGAGTCTCGACTCCATTACCGATCAGGACGATGTCCGCGCGTTCGACACCCGGATGAAGCGTGAGTTGGAAACCGAGCAGGTTGTCTATACCGCCGAGCCGAAATTCGACGGCCTGTCGGTCGAGCTGGTCTACGAAGACGGGCGATTTGTGCGGGGCGCCACACGCGGAGACGGCACAGTCGGCGAGGATGTCACCATCAATTTGCGGACGATCCGCGCGCTCCCTCTGCAGCTGATTCCTGAGCCGGCTCTACCTGCACACCTGGTGGTGCGGGGCGAGGTGTACATGCGGCTGGACGAGTTTCAGACGCTTAATCGCCGGATGACCGAGCGGGGGGAGGAGGCCTTTGCCAATCCTCGCAACGCGGCGGCGGGATCGTTGCGCCAGTTAGACAGCCGCATCACCGCGTCCCGTCCCTTGACCTTGACCTGTTATGACATCATGGCGCTGTCGGGTCAGGTCCCGCCGACCCATTGGGACGAGCTGGACGCCCTCGCCGCCTGGGGCCTTCCCGTTCCCGACCACCGGCGCCGCTGCCGGTCGATCGACGAGGTCCTATCCTTCCACCAGAGCACCGACGCGATGCGCGATTCACTCCCGTTTGAGATCGACGGCGTCGTGGTCAAACTGGACCGGCGGGATTGGCAGGATCGACTCGGCAGTAAATCGCGCAGCCCCCGCTGGGCCATCGCCTACAAATTCGCACCCCGAAAAGAAATCACGGTCATCCAGGACATTGCCGTCTCGGTGGGGCGCACGGGGACATTGACGCCCTTGGCCCTGCTCAAACCGGTCGAAGTCGGCGGCGTGACGATCAGCCGGGCGACGCTCCATAATGCCGATGAGGTTGCTCGGAAGGATGTGCGCGTCGGCGACACGGTCAAGGTCGAGCGAGCCGGCGACGTGATCCCTGCCATCGCCGAACGTGTTCCGATTCCCGGTGAAGTCCGCCGTGACCCGTTCGTCATGCCCGACCACTGTCCGGTCTGCGGCTCGGCCGTTGCCCGCGAGGGCGCCTATTTTTACTGCACTGGCCAGACGGTGTGCGTCGCCCAGTTGAAGGGCGCGATCGAACACTTCGCCTCGAAAAGCGCGCTCAACATCGACGGCATGGGCAAAAAAACCGTCGCGCAACTCGTGGATGCGGGCATGGTCCGCAACTTGGCCGATCTGTACAGTCTCACCAAAGACCAGTTGCTCACGCTGGAAGGCTTCGCCGACCGGTCCGCCACGCTGCTCATGGAATCGATTGAACGGAGTAAATCCGTCACGCTTGAGCGGCTCTTGATGGGGCTCGGCATTCGTCAGGTCGGACAACATATTGCAAAGGTGCTGGCCAAACAGTTCGGCACACTCCCTCGCCTCATGGCCGCCACCCAGGATGAGTTTCTGCACGTTCGCGAAATCGGCCCCGAGATTTCCGCCAGCCTCACATCCTTTTTCAGCGAAGCCCGGAACCGCGAGGTGATCGAGCGGCTCGTCGAGCGGGGTCTCACGATCGCACCGCCGACGGCCGACGGCGCCGCCGACAGTCAGACGCTGGCCGGCAAAACGTTTGTCTTCACCGGTGGGCTGGCAGGCTACAGTCGGGACCAGGCCAAACAGCTGGTCGAAGGGCGTGGCGGGCAGGTCTCATCGAGTGTGAGTAAGAAGACGTCGTACGTGGTGGCTGGCGCCGATCCGGGGTCGAAACTCGACCAGGCGCGAAAACTGGGAGTGATGGTGCTGACGGAAACGGAGTTTACCGATCTTGTGACGCCTGCGTAA
- a CDS encoding cupin domain-containing protein — translation MSPVDQQTVAREWRARGFSCDLWVDPPGQVWEDYRHATDELVMPIVGRLELEFGGRCVRPAPGEEVLIPAGVFHTVRNIGGTTAQWLYGYKRMQTG, via the coding sequence ATGTCTCCGGTTGATCAGCAAACGGTAGCTCGGGAGTGGCGGGCGAGGGGCTTCAGTTGTGATCTTTGGGTTGATCCGCCCGGGCAAGTATGGGAGGATTACCGCCACGCGACCGACGAGTTGGTCATGCCGATCGTCGGCCGGTTGGAACTGGAATTCGGAGGGCGGTGTGTGCGGCCCGCTCCCGGGGAGGAAGTCCTGATTCCGGCCGGTGTGTTCCATACCGTCAGGAATATCGGCGGGACGACTGCGCAGTGGCTCTACGGGTATAAGCGGATGCAGACTGGCTGA
- a CDS encoding ACT domain-containing protein, with product MPTTTQFVVSGQSKPGVLAEVASVLGAAGVNIKAFSAPEVTGPGKLRLIVADVDAARIALRKSKIKFREETALILSLENKPGALKQVADSLTRARINVKCGYCTPSREGKRAIVVLTVSNTTKALGVLRTHSLDEF from the coding sequence ATGCCGACAACGACGCAGTTTGTGGTGAGTGGACAGAGCAAGCCTGGAGTACTGGCGGAGGTGGCGTCCGTGCTCGGCGCCGCCGGGGTCAATATCAAAGCCTTTTCCGCGCCTGAAGTCACGGGGCCCGGCAAATTGCGGTTGATTGTCGCGGACGTCGATGCCGCGAGGATCGCCCTGAGAAAATCCAAGATCAAATTCCGCGAAGAGACCGCCTTGATCCTCAGCCTGGAGAACAAGCCCGGTGCGTTGAAACAGGTCGCCGATTCGTTGACCAGGGCCCGCATCAACGTGAAGTGCGGCTACTGCACGCCTTCCCGGGAAGGCAAACGCGCCATCGTCGTCTTGACGGTGTCCAACACGACGAAAGCCCTCGGGGTGCTGCGCACCCATTCACTCGACGAATTCTGA